CTTCATAAACCCAGGTGATCTTCGGATCTGCCGCCTTGCCACTGACCGGGCAGGTGGTGTTGAGCGGCTTGGGGGCAACGGGCTCCGCGGCAAAGACTGTGAGGCAAAGGCCGAAGGAGAACAGGAGGACTGCTTTTTTCATGGTAGGGGTGGTGTTGGGTTGGGTTCACGCGCTTTGCCGGGTAAGGGAAAAAACGCGAAAGGGTGGTCAGCTCTGACCGGCAGCGGCATAACGAGCACGCTGTTCTGGAGTCAGCCCGACAGGGTGGGCGCTATGATCTGCATCGGGGTTGATCCGGCGATGGATCACCTGAGCCATGTCGGCCGCGCAGTTTTTGATGTGGTCGGCGTTTGGCCCCGAAAACAGGGAGTCCACCGTGCTTTGAAAAATCTGCAGCCAGCGGTCAAATTGAGGCCTCCCCATCGCAGTCAGCGGCACCAACCGTGCATGCACCGCCAGCGGATTGCCCGTGTAACCGCCGGTGCGAAAAATCACCTGCTCCCAAAAGGCGTACATCTTTGGCAGATGCGCAGCCCAGTCCGTATGCGCCACCTCACTGAAAATAAAACCCAGAACATCGTCGCCCCGCACACGATCATAAAAGGCATTCACGAGCTGCTCGATTTCGGCACGGCCCTCGAGGTCTGGGAGATGAGAACTTGTGCTTTGCATGTTTTAATAGGTATATTAAATACCTATTTTGAAAAGCGTTCTTTCAATGACTTTCAAAAAGGCTTCCTTATATCGTCAGTTCCACCCGCTTTGCAGCTCACCTACCACACCGACTACGCCCTCCGGCTGCTCATCTACCTGATGAATCATCCGGATAAAAATGTGACCACCCGGGAGATGGCTGACTTTTATGGCATCTCCCTCAATCACCTCACCAAGGTGGCCAAAAGGCTGACCCAGGGCGGTTGGCTGAAAACGAGCCGAGGTGCCGGTGGCGGGCTGATGTTGGCCGCTCACACCCCTGGCACCAAGATCGGAGAGATTGTTCGCCTGATCGAAAGCGGAGACTTGGTGGAGTGTTTCACTCCCGCGACCAATAGCTGCCCCATCACGCACAATTGCCGCCTCAAGCCCCTGCTCTACCAGGCTCGCCGCGCTTTTTATGACGTACTGGATACACAGACGGTCCGGGAACTCGCCTCCCATGAAAGCCT
This is a stretch of genomic DNA from Prosthecobacter algae. It encodes these proteins:
- a CDS encoding group III truncated hemoglobin codes for the protein MQSTSSHLPDLEGRAEIEQLVNAFYDRVRGDDVLGFIFSEVAHTDWAAHLPKMYAFWEQVIFRTGGYTGNPLAVHARLVPLTAMGRPQFDRWLQIFQSTVDSLFSGPNADHIKNCAADMAQVIHRRINPDADHSAHPVGLTPEQRARYAAAGQS
- a CDS encoding Rrf2 family transcriptional regulator encodes the protein MQLTYHTDYALRLLIYLMNHPDKNVTTREMADFYGISLNHLTKVAKRLTQGGWLKTSRGAGGGLMLAAHTPGTKIGEIVRLIESGDLVECFTPATNSCPITHNCRLKPLLYQARRAFYDVLDTQTVRELASHESLIP